The Hyphomicrobium sp. MC1 genome window below encodes:
- a CDS encoding hydantoinase/oxoprolinase family protein, with translation MSKVTIGLDVGGAHLKVARVEGTRLVAVRQIACPLWQGLDQLDKAIREAAPLIGGADAFAITMTAELTEIFESRESGVLAILNHLRERLQGELRIYMGLKGLAAPNVAAGDPLSVASANFLATAALVSRLRPRSLLIDMGSTTTDIIACDRPLGLSDAERMQTGELVYTGFTRTAVPSVSTRAPLAGQWQSLARDAFASMADVRRILGTLPDDVDQHATADGRGKTQKESLERFARGFGRDADIRHLSTWQVSAAYIEEQQLRSMHDGVLQVLSRPGSTVESVIAAGIGASAAKQIAMRLGLPSEFFGDLIESSDGDQKPWATRCAPAVAVALLLGA, from the coding sequence ATGAGCAAGGTAACCATCGGTCTCGACGTCGGCGGCGCGCACTTGAAGGTCGCACGCGTCGAAGGCACGCGCCTTGTTGCTGTCCGCCAGATCGCCTGCCCGCTTTGGCAGGGCCTCGATCAATTGGATAAAGCCATTCGCGAAGCCGCACCACTGATAGGCGGCGCCGATGCCTTCGCCATCACGATGACGGCGGAGCTAACCGAGATTTTCGAAAGCCGCGAGTCTGGTGTTCTCGCGATTCTCAACCATCTGCGCGAAAGACTACAGGGCGAACTTCGAATCTATATGGGATTGAAAGGGCTCGCCGCGCCCAACGTCGCCGCCGGTGATCCTTTGTCCGTCGCCTCCGCGAATTTTCTCGCGACAGCGGCCCTTGTCTCGCGCCTGCGCCCGCGATCGCTCCTGATCGACATGGGCTCGACGACGACAGACATCATCGCCTGCGATCGCCCTCTCGGCCTCAGCGATGCCGAGCGCATGCAAACCGGCGAACTCGTCTACACGGGCTTCACGCGGACGGCTGTGCCGTCGGTCTCGACACGTGCGCCACTCGCCGGACAATGGCAAAGCCTCGCCCGCGACGCCTTCGCCAGCATGGCGGACGTGCGCCGCATCCTCGGCACGCTGCCTGACGATGTCGATCAGCACGCAACAGCCGATGGCCGCGGCAAGACGCAGAAGGAAAGCCTGGAACGCTTCGCGCGCGGTTTTGGACGCGACGCGGACATCCGCCATCTTTCGACGTGGCAGGTCTCGGCCGCTTACATCGAAGAGCAGCAGCTGAGGTCGATGCACGACGGTGTGCTGCAAGTTCTGTCGCGACCTGGGAGCACGGTCGAAAGCGTGATCGCCGCAGGGATAGGCGCTTCGGCCGCAAAGCAAATCGCCATGCGCCTCGGCCTCCCCTCCGAATTTTTCGGCGATCTGATCGAATCATCTGACGGCGATCAGAAGCCCTGGGCGACCCGCTGCGCACCGGCTGTCGCGGTCGCGCTCCTGCTCGGTGCATAA
- a CDS encoding HisA/HisF-related TIM barrel protein encodes MDVIPVIDVARGQVVRAVKGVRSAYRPIETPLAPSSEPGDIARGLARLFPFRKLYLADLDGIEGRGRNTHIVPVLSQALPRAEIWIDAGTGSRSAARAVLAAPVATLVVGTESIETVRGWEDIVAEAPLRTVLSLDFRNGEFMGPEAMLNDASLWPSRVIAMTLDRVGANEGPDLNRLHNIVTRAKGRRVYAAGGVRDRGDLDEIRKIGVSGALIASALHSGKISADDLKEIAGR; translated from the coding sequence GTGGACGTAATTCCGGTTATTGATGTCGCGCGTGGGCAGGTCGTTCGCGCGGTGAAGGGCGTGCGATCTGCATATCGGCCGATTGAAACCCCGCTTGCGCCGTCGTCCGAACCCGGAGACATCGCGCGAGGTTTGGCGCGCCTCTTTCCCTTCAGAAAGCTCTACCTGGCGGACCTCGACGGCATCGAAGGGCGTGGCCGCAATACGCATATCGTGCCTGTGCTCAGTCAGGCATTGCCGCGTGCGGAAATCTGGATCGACGCCGGGACGGGCTCACGCAGCGCGGCGCGCGCGGTTCTGGCGGCTCCTGTCGCGACGCTCGTCGTTGGAACGGAGAGCATCGAAACGGTGCGCGGCTGGGAGGATATCGTCGCGGAAGCGCCGTTGCGCACGGTTCTCTCGCTCGATTTCCGCAATGGCGAATTCATGGGGCCGGAAGCGATGCTCAACGATGCTTCGCTGTGGCCGTCGCGCGTGATCGCCATGACGCTCGACCGCGTCGGCGCCAACGAAGGCCCCGATCTCAATCGGCTGCACAATATCGTGACGCGGGCCAAGGGACGGCGTGTCTATGCGGCGGGCGGTGTTCGCGACCGCGGCGATCTCGATGAGATTCGAAAAATCGGCGTTTCGGGAGCGTTGATCGCTTCCGCACTGCATTCCGGAAAGATTTCGGCCGACGACCTCAAGGAGATCGCCGGCCGATGA
- the fae gene encoding formaldehyde-activating enzyme: protein MAKINKVMVGESLVGDGNEVAHIDLIIGPRGSAAETAFCNALTNNKDGFTTLLAVIAPNLPCKPNTILYNKVTIKDARQAVQMFGPAQYGVAKAVQDSVAEGVIPAAEADDLYIAVGVFIHWEAADDAKIQDYNYRAVKESIARAVAGKPTAAEATAQRNSVQHPFGAKA from the coding sequence ATGGCCAAAATCAACAAAGTCATGGTCGGCGAGTCGCTCGTCGGCGACGGCAACGAAGTCGCTCACATCGACCTCATCATCGGACCGCGCGGTTCGGCTGCTGAGACGGCGTTCTGCAACGCCCTGACGAACAACAAGGACGGCTTCACGACTCTTCTCGCCGTCATTGCGCCGAACCTCCCCTGCAAGCCGAACACGATCCTTTACAACAAGGTCACGATCAAGGACGCCCGTCAGGCCGTTCAGATGTTCGGACCGGCTCAGTACGGCGTTGCTAAGGCCGTTCAGGACTCGGTTGCTGAAGGCGTGATCCCGGCTGCTGAAGCTGATGATCTCTACATCGCCGTTGGCGTGTTCATCCACTGGGAAGCTGCCGACGACGCGAAGATCCAGGACTACAACTATCGCGCCGTTAAGGAATCGATCGCGCGCGCTGTTGCTGGCAAGCCGACGGCTGCCGAAGCGACCGCTCAGCGTAACTCGGTCCAGCATCCGTTCGGTGCGAAGGCTTGA
- a CDS encoding triphosphoribosyl-dephospho-CoA synthase, whose amino-acid sequence MKAARTAAEISAAFLYACNAELEALKPGNVHRYSAGHGMEVLHFEQAANAAAGPIADPQLSVGKRILRATEASVAATGINTNLGIVLLCAPLAKAASETTFDVGLRRRLGMILMSLDEQDAEDAFAAIRVANPAGMGKVEQGDVHSQPQHLTLLGAMELAAERDRIANAYISVYADVFDFALPVFRDAKAVSGRDATLAVTTLHMALLAEFPDTHIARKFGAEIAAKVQNEARVLRPQWSPAATAKSLPALQEFDAKLKHEGLNPGTTADFVVTTLFADALIERKRT is encoded by the coding sequence ATGAAAGCCGCCCGAACCGCTGCCGAAATCAGCGCCGCGTTTTTATACGCGTGCAACGCTGAACTCGAAGCGCTGAAGCCGGGCAACGTCCATCGCTACTCCGCCGGTCACGGCATGGAGGTTTTGCATTTCGAACAGGCCGCAAACGCTGCGGCAGGGCCGATCGCAGACCCGCAATTGAGCGTCGGCAAACGCATCCTTCGCGCGACGGAGGCAAGCGTCGCTGCAACGGGCATCAACACCAACCTCGGCATCGTGCTGCTTTGCGCACCTCTCGCGAAAGCTGCGAGCGAGACTACCTTCGATGTCGGCCTGCGCCGTCGCCTTGGCATGATTCTAATGTCGCTCGATGAGCAGGACGCCGAAGATGCATTCGCCGCCATCCGCGTCGCCAATCCGGCCGGCATGGGCAAGGTCGAACAGGGCGACGTCCATTCGCAACCGCAGCATTTGACGTTGCTCGGCGCCATGGAGCTCGCAGCCGAACGTGACCGCATCGCAAACGCCTACATTAGCGTGTACGCAGATGTTTTCGATTTTGCGTTGCCGGTATTTCGCGATGCCAAAGCGGTATCTGGTCGCGATGCGACTTTAGCGGTAACGACGTTGCATATGGCGCTGCTTGCCGAATTTCCCGATACGCATATTGCACGCAAATTCGGTGCCGAAATTGCCGCGAAGGTGCAAAACGAAGCACGCGTGTTAAGGCCGCAGTGGTCACCTGCTGCAACTGCGAAATCGCTACCGGCGCTTCAGGAATTCGACGCAAAATTGAAACATGAGGGCCTCAATCCCGGCACCACTGCCGATTTTGTGGTCACGACCCTTTTTGCCGACGCGCTGATCGAGCGGAAACGCACCTGA
- a CDS encoding RimK family alpha-L-glutamate ligase — translation MRASAEKQPDTLPGLGDGLHLALLIEEGRGEWHARRIVRSLEAMGARVTVSSLPHCAFDTGLESGIDIPGFQGRLPDGVFVRSISAGTLEQITFRLGLLHALRESGVRVWNDARAIERCVDKSQTTFLLHKNGIPTPRTRVCETLPHALEYTEGLDRPLVLKPLFGSQGKGIGMIAQQSELPSPETVDQMYYMQDYVPPKDGFYEDWRVLATRHRVVAAMTRRGTTWVTNIHQGGKARVHQPDDEMARISMAAMRAVDADYAGIDLIRSASGELQVLEVNSNPAWRGLQGVADVNIAWAIAEDFLKTVVAHRAALHVPAVAAVS, via the coding sequence ATGCGAGCTTCCGCTGAGAAACAGCCTGACACTCTGCCAGGCCTAGGGGACGGACTTCACCTCGCCCTTCTGATCGAAGAGGGGCGAGGCGAATGGCATGCGCGCCGCATCGTCCGTTCGCTCGAAGCGATGGGCGCGCGCGTCACCGTTTCATCGCTTCCCCACTGCGCATTCGATACTGGCCTTGAAAGCGGCATCGACATTCCGGGCTTTCAGGGCCGCTTGCCTGACGGCGTGTTCGTCCGCTCGATTTCAGCCGGAACGCTTGAGCAGATCACATTTCGCTTAGGCCTTCTGCATGCGCTGCGCGAAAGCGGCGTTCGCGTCTGGAACGACGCGCGCGCGATCGAGCGTTGTGTCGACAAATCGCAAACGACGTTTCTTCTGCACAAGAACGGCATTCCGACGCCACGCACGCGCGTTTGCGAAACGCTTCCCCATGCCCTCGAATATACCGAGGGTCTCGACCGTCCGCTTGTCCTGAAACCGCTGTTCGGCAGTCAGGGCAAAGGCATCGGCATGATCGCGCAGCAAAGCGAATTGCCGTCCCCCGAGACAGTCGATCAGATGTACTACATGCAGGATTACGTCCCGCCGAAGGATGGCTTCTACGAAGACTGGCGCGTGCTCGCGACCCGCCATCGCGTCGTCGCCGCCATGACGCGTCGGGGCACGACGTGGGTCACGAATATCCATCAGGGCGGCAAGGCGCGGGTCCACCAGCCTGACGACGAGATGGCTCGCATCTCGATGGCCGCCATGCGCGCAGTCGATGCTGACTACGCCGGAATAGATCTTATTCGCTCGGCATCGGGCGAATTGCAGGTTCTCGAAGTAAATTCAAATCCGGCATGGCGTGGCCTTCAAGGCGTCGCTGACGTTAATATCGCCTGGGCCATCGCCGAGGACTTTCTGAAAACAGTCGTTGCGCATCGCGCGGCATTGCACGTGCCTGCCGTCGCAGCAGTCTCATGA
- the mch gene encoding methenyltetrahydromethanopterin cyclohydrolase: MVKQPSVSARAAKLVESIVNDADALRIDVSTGSEGERLIDMGAKVVGGLEAGRRLGEVCMGGLGQVAITQSSGLANWPLGVVVTSNDPVIACLGSQYAGWSISDEASGFFALGSGPARAVSRVEELFKELGYADRNPETTLVIEGDKAPPAAAIKKISENCGINPTRLTIIYATTWSFAGIVQIASRVLEVAIHKAHALHFPLENILDGMGTTPIAPPIPDFVKAMGRTNDAIIYGGRIHLFVKGPDSDAKRLAESLPASNSEAYGKPFAEIFADVKGDFYKIDPMLFSPAQVMVSNVETGNTFRAGELAPGVVDASFR, encoded by the coding sequence ATGGTTAAGCAGCCCAGCGTCTCGGCACGCGCCGCCAAGCTCGTAGAGAGCATCGTGAATGACGCCGATGCCCTTCGCATCGACGTGAGCACGGGCAGCGAAGGCGAACGCCTGATCGATATGGGCGCCAAAGTCGTCGGCGGTCTCGAAGCCGGCCGTCGCCTCGGCGAAGTCTGCATGGGCGGCCTGGGTCAGGTGGCGATCACGCAATCGTCCGGGCTTGCGAACTGGCCCCTCGGCGTCGTCGTGACGTCGAATGATCCGGTTATCGCCTGCCTGGGCAGCCAATATGCCGGCTGGTCGATCTCGGATGAGGCGAGCGGCTTCTTCGCGCTCGGCTCCGGCCCTGCCCGCGCCGTCTCGCGCGTCGAAGAGTTGTTCAAGGAACTGGGCTACGCCGACCGCAATCCTGAGACGACGCTCGTCATCGAGGGCGACAAGGCACCGCCCGCGGCTGCGATCAAAAAGATCTCCGAGAACTGCGGCATCAACCCGACGCGACTGACGATCATCTACGCAACGACGTGGAGCTTCGCAGGCATCGTCCAGATCGCCTCGCGCGTTCTCGAAGTCGCGATCCACAAAGCCCACGCTCTGCATTTTCCGCTTGAGAACATTCTCGACGGCATGGGCACCACACCGATCGCGCCACCCATCCCCGATTTCGTCAAGGCGATGGGTCGCACGAACGACGCCATCATCTATGGCGGCCGCATTCATCTCTTTGTGAAAGGCCCGGACAGCGACGCGAAGCGTCTCGCCGAAAGCCTCCCCGCGAGCAACAGCGAAGCGTACGGCAAGCCGTTCGCTGAAATCTTCGCCGACGTCAAAGGCGACTTCTACAAGATCGACCCGATGCTGTTCTCACCCGCGCAGGTGATGGTGTCGAACGTCGAAACAGGCAATACCTTCCGTGCTGGCGAACTGGCGCCGGGAGTCGTCGATGCGAGCTTCCGCTGA
- a CDS encoding ATP-grasp domain-containing protein has product MSGDVVLIAAFSGRSLAQSARRAGFRPFVADAFGDLDTRDAAEGLRVIDGAMETGFHTKPLIAALNELSQSAPTAPIGLVLGSGLEDKPRLVDALASRFRLLGCDARTLATCKDPKKFFPLLDDLAIPHPETQSTPPDDISAWISKRIGGSGGRHIRDCSGTPHAKPRRYFQKRLTGTRYSVGALCAGDGTASSTFALSRQWISPSPAHPYRFGGCVSAPAIDDSLSTEMIRYARELSGKLQLRGLVSCDFIATQGVPYLLEVNPRPGASLDVLDDRFGSLFAKHIAACTGEPVSSQQGLSSPAKAMAILHADRGETTLGDTPWPAWSTDRGTPGTFVPLGAPLATAFAEAPTADAAEALARERLAELEDLIYGHAKS; this is encoded by the coding sequence TTGAGCGGCGACGTTGTCCTGATCGCAGCATTTTCCGGGCGGAGCCTCGCGCAGTCCGCCCGGCGCGCTGGATTTAGGCCCTTCGTCGCCGACGCTTTCGGCGATCTCGATACCCGCGATGCCGCGGAAGGTCTTCGCGTTATTGATGGCGCGATGGAGACCGGTTTCCACACGAAGCCGCTGATCGCGGCTTTGAACGAACTCTCTCAATCGGCGCCCACAGCGCCGATTGGCCTCGTGCTCGGCTCGGGCCTTGAAGATAAGCCGCGGCTTGTCGATGCCCTTGCATCGCGCTTTCGCCTGCTTGGCTGCGATGCGCGAACGCTCGCAACCTGCAAAGATCCGAAAAAATTCTTCCCACTTCTCGACGACCTCGCAATCCCGCACCCCGAGACGCAAAGCACACCGCCGGACGATATCTCGGCCTGGATCTCGAAGCGCATCGGCGGCAGCGGCGGCCGACATATTCGCGATTGCTCAGGCACCCCACATGCAAAACCGCGCCGCTACTTTCAGAAGCGATTGACCGGCACGCGCTACTCCGTCGGCGCATTGTGCGCGGGGGATGGCACAGCCTCATCGACATTCGCTCTGAGCCGGCAATGGATCTCTCCATCACCCGCACACCCCTATCGCTTCGGCGGCTGCGTCTCCGCGCCTGCCATCGATGATTCGTTATCGACCGAGATGATCCGCTATGCCCGCGAACTATCTGGAAAACTGCAATTGCGCGGCCTCGTATCGTGCGATTTCATCGCCACGCAAGGCGTGCCTTATCTGTTGGAAGTAAATCCGCGGCCGGGCGCATCACTTGACGTTCTCGACGATCGCTTCGGCTCTTTGTTCGCAAAACATATCGCCGCCTGCACGGGTGAGCCGGTATCGTCGCAACAAGGCCTTTCCTCCCCCGCCAAAGCCATGGCGATCCTCCACGCTGACCGCGGAGAGACGACGCTTGGTGATACTCCGTGGCCCGCCTGGAGCACCGACCGTGGCACGCCCGGCACTTTTGTTCCTCTCGGCGCCCCTCTCGCGACGGCGTTTGCCGAGGCCCCAACCGCCGATGCGGCAGAAGCCCTCGCCCGTGAGCGCTTGGCGGAACTCGAAGACCTGATATACGGACACGCAAAATCCTGA
- a CDS encoding NAD(P)-dependent methylenetetrahydromethanopterin dehydrogenase, producing the protein MSDATPILHMLAPQKHMSPFDVNMAADAGYKVIIPYINVELAEVTGLIQDAIFSRPPNYGVRTGFFMGGKDAILALDMLEAAKKAMVPPFECSCFADPAGSFTTAAAMVACVEKVLKEKFGKTWKGTKVAVFGATGVVGFASSIISALEGAEVKLVAHRGIDRVIKNAKISKERFGVDLEPVPGETEEQKSEIIANAEVIFAAAAAGVRVVSKENMHKAKNLLVMADVNAVPPPGVEGMELFMNGEKLLDTETLGVGPLAIGDIKYKCESGLFKQMIDSDVPLSLDFRHAYELSKKLVGLA; encoded by the coding sequence ATGAGCGACGCAACCCCAATCCTGCACATGCTGGCGCCGCAGAAGCATATGAGCCCCTTCGACGTGAACATGGCAGCCGACGCCGGCTACAAGGTGATCATTCCCTACATCAACGTCGAGCTTGCGGAAGTCACGGGCCTGATCCAGGACGCCATCTTCTCGCGCCCCCCGAACTACGGCGTTCGCACCGGCTTCTTCATGGGCGGCAAGGACGCAATCCTCGCGCTCGACATGCTCGAAGCCGCCAAGAAGGCGATGGTGCCCCCGTTCGAATGCTCGTGCTTCGCCGACCCGGCCGGTTCGTTCACCACGGCCGCTGCGATGGTCGCCTGCGTCGAGAAGGTGCTGAAGGAAAAGTTCGGCAAGACGTGGAAAGGTACGAAGGTTGCCGTATTCGGCGCGACCGGCGTTGTCGGCTTCGCGTCCTCGATCATCTCCGCTCTTGAAGGTGCGGAAGTAAAGCTCGTTGCACATCGCGGTATCGATCGCGTCATCAAGAACGCGAAGATTTCGAAAGAGCGCTTCGGTGTCGATCTCGAACCCGTACCCGGCGAAACAGAAGAGCAGAAGAGCGAGATCATCGCCAACGCCGAAGTGATCTTCGCAGCCGCCGCCGCTGGCGTCCGCGTCGTCTCGAAAGAGAACATGCACAAGGCCAAGAATCTTTTGGTCATGGCCGACGTCAATGCCGTTCCGCCGCCTGGCGTCGAAGGCATGGAGCTGTTCATGAATGGCGAGAAGCTGCTCGACACCGAAACGCTCGGCGTCGGCCCGCTCGCCATCGGCGACATCAAGTACAAATGTGAATCGGGCCTGTTCAAGCAGATGATCGATTCCGACGTGCCGCTGTCTCTCGACTTCCGTCACGCGTACGAGCTGTCGAAGAAACTCGTCGGGTTGGCTTGA
- a CDS encoding beta-ribofuranosylaminobenzene 5'-phosphate synthase family protein, which translates to MKPIPATSAALRVTAPARLHLGFLDLNGEIGRRYGSIGIAIDRPSTDLTITPSTENSATGPESRRVLKLLRKYTDDGKSGAYAVDIANAIPAHAGLGSGTQLALAVGAAIARLQGRNLSPADLASLGERGARSGIGLEAFASGGFIIDGGKGKTDRPPPLTLRTDFPKDWRVMLILDPNFSGVSGEAETTAFAGLPPFPERQAAHICHLVLMKLVPGLKELDIEAFGSAITEIQEIVGGHFASKQGGSPWTSRAVGEIASRMRDMGATGIGQSSWGPTGFAFVDSQKAAERLYHSLGEDAKRDGLEILIIHGRNTGASIETLRNS; encoded by the coding sequence GTGAAGCCTATTCCGGCAACTTCTGCCGCGCTCCGCGTTACAGCTCCGGCGCGGCTGCACCTAGGCTTCCTCGACTTGAATGGCGAGATCGGGCGGCGCTACGGCAGCATCGGCATCGCCATCGACCGTCCCAGCACCGACCTCACCATAACCCCGTCGACGGAGAATTCCGCGACCGGCCCCGAAAGCCGGCGTGTCCTCAAGCTGCTGCGCAAATATACCGACGACGGCAAGTCGGGCGCTTATGCCGTCGATATCGCGAATGCCATCCCGGCACACGCGGGCCTGGGCTCCGGCACGCAGCTCGCGCTCGCCGTCGGCGCAGCCATCGCCCGCCTCCAGGGCCGCAATCTTTCCCCCGCCGACCTCGCCTCCTTGGGCGAGCGCGGCGCCCGCTCGGGCATCGGCCTCGAAGCCTTTGCTTCCGGCGGTTTCATCATCGATGGCGGCAAAGGCAAAACCGACCGCCCGCCCCCGCTGACGCTGCGCACGGATTTCCCCAAGGACTGGCGCGTGATGCTGATCCTCGATCCGAATTTCTCAGGCGTCTCCGGTGAAGCCGAAACGACCGCATTCGCTGGTCTGCCGCCCTTCCCGGAACGTCAGGCGGCGCACATTTGCCACCTCGTCCTGATGAAGCTCGTTCCCGGCTTGAAGGAATTGGATATCGAGGCCTTTGGCTCGGCCATCACCGAAATCCAGGAAATCGTGGGCGGCCATTTTGCCTCGAAACAAGGAGGCAGCCCGTGGACCAGCCGGGCAGTCGGCGAAATCGCTTCGCGGATGCGAGACATGGGCGCAACCGGCATCGGCCAAAGCTCCTGGGGGCCGACCGGATTCGCCTTCGTCGATAGCCAGAAAGCGGCAGAACGCCTCTATCATTCTTTAGGCGAAGACGCTAAACGCGACGGGCTCGAAATCCTTATCATTCATGGCCGCAACACCGGCGCCAGCATCGAAACGCTGCGCAATTCATAA
- a CDS encoding 4a-hydroxytetrahydrobiopterin dehydratase, whose product MSAEREKPMAEADVKAWLAANLPAWKLEDGWIRRTYKTASWKGTLMVVNTIGHLAEAAWHHPDITCSYAWVEVRLMTHSAKGITSKDLELAKKIEEVVHWQPGKEGKGLEGTPESDMRFAYIKYD is encoded by the coding sequence ATGAGTGCAGAACGCGAAAAACCGATGGCGGAAGCCGATGTCAAGGCATGGCTTGCCGCCAACTTGCCGGCCTGGAAGCTCGAAGACGGGTGGATCCGGCGCACCTACAAGACGGCGAGCTGGAAAGGCACGCTCATGGTCGTCAATACAATCGGCCATCTGGCAGAGGCCGCGTGGCACCACCCGGATATCACCTGTTCGTATGCCTGGGTGGAAGTGCGGTTGATGACGCATTCGGCCAAGGGCATCACGTCGAAAGACCTCGAACTCGCGAAAAAGATCGAAGAGGTCGTGCATTGGCAGCCGGGCAAGGAAGGCAAGGGTCTCGAAGGTACGCCTGAGAGCGATATGCGATTTGCGTACATCAAATACGATTGA
- the folK gene encoding 2-amino-4-hydroxy-6-hydroxymethyldihydropteridine diphosphokinase, with translation MAETNCASAAVQGMPPTLDAILALGTNMGNRVENIDDAVRRLEADGSIIVVARSKLYRTAPWGDTDQDWFVNACIGVRTALSPHELLKRCQAVENDMGRVRTRHWGPRIIDVDILAIRDRQIRDPDLAVPHPLIAERAFVVVPLRDVAPALTIGGKTLDDMIEALDASDVTPLQ, from the coding sequence ATGGCGGAGACGAATTGTGCTTCGGCGGCCGTGCAGGGAATGCCGCCGACGCTTGACGCCATCCTGGCGCTCGGCACGAACATGGGAAACCGTGTCGAGAACATCGACGATGCCGTGCGCAGGCTGGAAGCCGACGGTTCGATCATCGTCGTCGCGCGTTCGAAGCTTTATCGCACGGCGCCATGGGGTGATACGGATCAGGACTGGTTCGTGAATGCCTGTATCGGCGTGCGGACTGCGCTGTCACCGCATGAGCTGTTGAAGCGCTGTCAGGCGGTTGAAAACGACATGGGCAGGGTGCGCACACGGCATTGGGGGCCGCGGATTATCGATGTTGATATTCTGGCGATTCGAGATCGTCAGATCCGCGATCCGGATCTTGCCGTACCGCATCCGCTCATCGCGGAACGGGCATTCGTTGTTGTGCCGCTCAGGGACGTCGCGCCTGCGCTCACGATCGGCGGCAAAACGCTCGATGACATGATCGAAGCTCTCGACGCTAGCGATGTGACGCCGCTTCAATAA
- a CDS encoding cytochrome c family protein encodes MRKWVLAIAMIAVAPSAGMAADAAAGEKVFAKCKACHQVDKNGVGPHLGGLIGRKAGSVEGYNYSEALKKSGITWDEASLDKWLQGPSKDVPGTKMIFPGVKDATQRADLIAYLATLK; translated from the coding sequence ATGCGCAAGTGGGTTCTGGCGATCGCAATGATCGCTGTTGCACCGAGCGCTGGCATGGCCGCTGATGCGGCTGCCGGCGAGAAGGTCTTTGCGAAATGCAAGGCTTGTCACCAAGTCGACAAGAACGGCGTTGGCCCGCACCTCGGCGGCTTGATCGGCCGTAAGGCTGGTTCGGTTGAAGGCTACAACTACTCTGAAGCCCTGAAGAAGTCGGGCATCACGTGGGATGAAGCTTCGCTCGACAAGTGGCTCCAGGGCCCGAGCAAGGACGTTCCCGGCACGAAGATGATCTTCCCGGGCGTCAAGGATGCAACGCAGCGCGCCGATTTGATCGCGTATCTCGCGACGTTGAAGTAA